A genome region from Geminocystis sp. NIES-3709 includes the following:
- a CDS encoding HNH endonuclease yields the protein MTEKRKKIPESVKLQLWVKSAGRCQFKGCNKPVWYNGLTLNQGNFAEVAHIIGSSKDGPRGTEESEELQTDFDNLMLLCESCHNEIDRNSNLKKYPNELLRQWKREHEERIEIQTSISEEISKSTVLQLAVNIGERFVPINIEAVKKAMFPKFPTDFKGIKIEEQSFDRYATPQEWQTFAETKIKRKIQWCLNEGIDDVKIKHLSIFGISPMPFLMYLGNFIGDTIPADIYQSHRNIDDTNKTWCWQDDQNSDISYYISNEKKGVNDKVLLKLAISDYIEIDKYKSLISDDCSIYQITISEPSPHFLKSKKQLEIFSYEYRKLLNKIQAEHGKQCKIYILPAVPVSIAIECGRVILPTKDPEIYICEYYPDKNGFKKVLQIN from the coding sequence ATGACAGAAAAAAGAAAAAAAATTCCAGAATCAGTAAAATTACAACTATGGGTAAAATCAGCAGGGCGTTGTCAGTTTAAAGGATGTAATAAACCTGTTTGGTACAATGGATTAACTCTGAATCAAGGTAACTTTGCCGAAGTTGCACATATTATAGGTTCAAGTAAAGATGGACCAAGAGGAACTGAGGAATCAGAAGAATTACAAACTGATTTTGATAACTTAATGCTTTTGTGTGAATCATGCCATAACGAAATAGATAGAAATAGTAACTTAAAAAAATATCCTAATGAATTATTACGTCAATGGAAACGAGAACATGAAGAGAGGATAGAAATACAAACAAGTATTTCAGAAGAAATTAGCAAATCGACAGTATTACAACTTGCCGTTAATATTGGTGAGCGTTTTGTCCCAATTAACATTGAAGCAGTCAAAAAAGCTATGTTTCCGAAATTTCCTACTGATTTCAAAGGAATAAAAATAGAGGAACAAAGTTTTGATAGATATGCTACACCTCAAGAATGGCAGACGTTTGCTGAAACAAAAATTAAACGTAAAATTCAATGGTGTTTAAATGAAGGTATTGATGATGTCAAAATTAAGCATCTTTCTATATTTGGAATCTCACCAATGCCTTTTTTGATGTATTTAGGGAACTTTATTGGTGATACGATACCAGCAGATATTTACCAATCTCATCGAAATATTGATGATACCAATAAAACTTGGTGTTGGCAAGACGATCAAAATTCTGACATTTCTTATTATATTTCTAATGAAAAAAAAGGAGTAAATGACAAAGTGTTATTAAAGTTAGCTATTAGTGATTATATTGAGATTGATAAATATAAAAGTTTAATTTCAGATGATTGTAGCATTTATCAAATAACTATTTCAGAACCTTCACCACATTTCTTGAAATCCAAAAAACAACTAGAAATTTTTAGTTATGAATATCGTAAATTACTTAATAAAATTCAAGCTGAACATGGAAAACAATGCAAAATTTATATTCTTCCAGCAGTTCCTGTTTCAATAGCAATAGAATGTGGAAGAGTTATTTTGCCAACAAAAGATCCAGAAATATATATTTGTGAATATTACCCCGATAAAAACGGATTTAAAAAAGTATTGCAAATAAACTAA
- a CDS encoding nucleotidyltransferase gives MVNLQTQFSKFHETIKIDFDESQYLRDKRDLIVNNLREGLKKLFAVQSLQPPIFHSFNQGSYDLATGVEPPTGQDYDIDVGIVFHFSRNHYQPVQVKEWVYHALSSFNRTVEIKRPCVRVQYHQNGEKWFHVDLAIYSSDQDNFGREINYIAKGYSNSSEDYKFWEVSEPFKLKELLKSKFPDQLDRDQFRRIIRYLKRWKDYNFSSTIAGKPTGIALTACCYNLFEPKKNYEYQSYPYQYKYNDLEALKNVVNGIISMFNWQNQIIVQLPVQPYNDLFEKMTDDQMKSFKNKLITLKNTLITASNEYDSSDACLKLQKVFGPDFPRY, from the coding sequence ATGGTAAATTTGCAAACTCAATTCTCTAAATTTCACGAGACTATCAAAATTGATTTTGATGAAAGCCAATATTTACGAGATAAAAGAGATTTAATTGTTAATAATTTAAGAGAGGGCTTAAAAAAATTATTTGCTGTTCAAAGTCTTCAACCACCAATATTTCATTCTTTCAATCAGGGTAGTTATGATTTAGCAACAGGAGTAGAACCCCCAACAGGACAAGATTACGATATTGATGTCGGTATAGTATTTCATTTTTCCAGAAATCACTATCAGCCAGTTCAGGTAAAAGAATGGGTTTATCATGCTTTAAGTAGTTTCAATAGAACTGTTGAAATAAAAAGACCTTGTGTAAGAGTTCAATATCATCAAAATGGGGAAAAATGGTTTCATGTTGATTTAGCTATTTATTCTTCAGATCAAGATAATTTTGGGCGTGAAATAAATTACATTGCTAAAGGCTATTCTAATTCTTCTGAAGATTACAAATTTTGGGAAGTATCTGAACCTTTTAAACTCAAAGAGCTTTTAAAATCAAAATTTCCCGATCAATTAGATAGAGATCAATTTCGGAGAATTATAAGATATTTAAAAAGATGGAAAGATTATAATTTTTCTTCAACGATAGCGGGAAAACCTACAGGAATAGCTTTAACAGCTTGTTGTTATAATCTTTTTGAGCCTAAAAAAAATTATGAGTATCAATCTTACCCTTATCAATACAAATACAATGATTTGGAAGCATTAAAAAATGTTGTCAATGGAATAATTAGTATGTTTAATTGGCAAAATCAAATTATTGTACAACTTCCTGTTCAACCCTATAATGATCTGTTTGAAAAAATGACTGATGATCAGATGAAATCATTTAAAAACAAATTAATAACTTTAAAAAATACTTTAATTACTGCATCGAATGAATATGATTCTTCAGATGCCTGTTTGAAATTACAAAAGGTTTTTGGTCCAGATTTCCCTCGTTATTAA
- a CDS encoding plasmid replication protein, CyRepA1 family, which translates to MKANHYQELKQSAIADDVIKLNFHSAEGYNGFTKFVSHCDLKDKRQGRQVCNSELNNRYSHLYQGFWYANSWYPLTNSVDMSQIKPDFPLLQLITHKNSEQRLTKASNSRLKTNLLPSAECPLASSNKFPSPALLRNHPDKRYLPQKQGYFWATRQTIISIAKTLNIPHKLPIDEKGNWHLEAISAMSPLEKYLWCLENGAFDVFAFKTIKYETPTGSGTPFIYLNIPIRVLEEIATEYDLTLPDSYKTWQVGDKWEWIKNHPQIPLFITEGIKKAASLISHGKIAIASFSITTHSEKATEKKSSWVTNLKPELLWILEGQKANRLIYLVFDAADVKESSRQAVKRETKKIAKKLKKYGIVKIITWEDESCKGIDDFIAKHGIKGLNKIIDNATNFNKLWQKEIANFGRQLTPNIIINQRYLSADLISKARRKGVKLLCVKSQQNSGKSYSYAESLKQERERQKAFNRGQKEQDEGQWMKDNAQSKYLFPLNFKPEQNPNNEYNNSEFFHENLLIKENKYSDFLSSNVETKENKNSDFVKNNRENIENKNSKFISQKLEYNKIPNSDLSNDNEDEESEYLKQKLAQQEINDAKQSKLNLEIEDKIKQDLSTFSDEQNNSHKSPTINQNNQSLDVDPNNQLSNINLNHQSLNHHQSLNHHQSSDINQNRQFENINQNNQPLNHHQSSSINQNNQSLDVNQNHEFKNINNNNQFLNINENNQRLTVNHNNQLVNITENNQSSNNNHLPSAIRPLPSSPNLLPSAVSSLPSLGEKVKIKVGSDIYDSIILGYNCETKKYQCQFNTGFIERDLSQIIDNKSSLLPDKLITYALTHRQSLAWNLADKFQLDCYLSNVIDFENNGIVACADSALLIPENQQFNDMVIDEAEQVSWHLLASLTDISKNRITKIVRIGKHGKMVIKANGMITIFDADLSDIAVKFYQFLFDISPEDTLVVDNIYKSFENIRDCYIYDNVESLRSQIIEAIRDNKRIIIHTSGQKESSTHGTINIEKEILEIFPELETRIYRLDKESLGDSTHLSYQILSNLDRLKKAQIVIASSCINTGVSLDEEIVGTFDGVFGIFYGNFPLTDFEQAIERYRGDCHRHIYIKNASSERINIGSYKYSDLLNNIMGQTNNIQKLLQDDFDCDLGMDLVKYYCKFAARINNDYIHLKSNFISHLEDKGYTILDGNKLNKSEVKELKEIYQSIRDESENNFQEKVLEKEIPTETRLEELEKSKTKTKEENIEQYKGQLAKKYRTNKITRELIGLDREGYYPKLLLRFWLSVGVDLVMKRDKRVLAKYAHKNDNQGYAIDFNRQSHSTQTVLLHHIGLDKVIDNILNIQSQEILILLLSMQVNPTWFKCIDINKLGGLITETDVIPYLSFKDSPMIKTAFKQVLDIDLDKNHTPIQLLRMILKRIGYNIKKGSRLGSRNDRKRYYYITSCISDELADEIFTNWLYYELLENDNFENEQKQVA; encoded by the coding sequence ATGAAGGCAAACCATTACCAAGAATTAAAACAAAGTGCCATCGCTGATGACGTTATCAAACTGAACTTCCACAGTGCCGAAGGATACAACGGCTTTACTAAGTTTGTTTCCCACTGTGACCTGAAGGATAAAAGACAGGGAAGACAAGTCTGTAACAGTGAACTTAACAACCGCTATAGCCATCTTTACCAAGGATTTTGGTATGCCAACAGTTGGTATCCTCTAACTAACTCCGTTGACATGAGCCAAATTAAACCAGATTTTCCTTTACTACAACTAATCACTCATAAGAATTCAGAACAAAGACTAACAAAAGCTAGTAATTCAAGACTCAAAACTAACCTTCTGCCCTCTGCTGAATGCCCTCTGGCTTCTTCAAATAAATTTCCTTCTCCCGCCCTTTTAAGAAATCATCCAGATAAGCGTTATTTACCCCAAAAACAGGGTTATTTCTGGGCAACCAGACAAACTATCATTAGCATAGCTAAAACCCTTAATATCCCCCATAAACTGCCGATCGATGAGAAAGGTAATTGGCACTTAGAAGCGATCTCTGCCATGTCACCCCTTGAAAAATATCTCTGGTGTTTGGAAAATGGAGCTTTTGACGTTTTTGCTTTTAAGACAATCAAGTACGAAACCCCCACAGGTAGTGGTACACCTTTTATTTATCTTAATATCCCGATCCGAGTTTTAGAAGAGATTGCCACCGAATATGATTTAACTCTCCCAGACAGCTATAAAACGTGGCAGGTGGGCGATAAATGGGAGTGGATAAAGAATCACCCTCAGATACCCCTATTCATCACTGAGGGCATCAAAAAAGCCGCTTCTTTAATTTCTCATGGGAAAATCGCTATTGCTTCTTTCAGTATCACCACTCACTCGGAAAAAGCGACGGAAAAGAAATCCTCATGGGTGACTAACCTAAAGCCTGAATTACTCTGGATACTTGAAGGGCAAAAGGCAAATAGATTAATTTATCTAGTTTTTGATGCGGCGGATGTTAAAGAATCTTCTCGTCAAGCGGTTAAAAGGGAAACTAAAAAAATTGCTAAAAAACTTAAAAAATACGGCATTGTTAAAATTATTACTTGGGAAGATGAATCCTGTAAAGGTATTGATGATTTTATTGCTAAACACGGTATTAAAGGCTTAAATAAAATTATCGATAATGCTACTAATTTTAATAAGTTATGGCAAAAAGAAATTGCTAATTTTGGTCGCCAATTAACTCCTAATATTATTATTAATCAACGGTATTTATCTGCTGATTTAATTAGTAAAGCTCGACGAAAAGGAGTAAAACTTTTATGCGTTAAATCTCAACAAAATAGTGGTAAATCTTATTCTTATGCTGAATCTTTAAAACAAGAACGGGAAAGGCAAAAAGCATTCAACAGAGGGCAGAAGGAACAAGACGAAGGACAATGGATGAAGGACAACGCACAAAGTAAATACCTTTTCCCTTTAAATTTTAAACCTGAACAAAATCCTAATAATGAATATAATAATAGTGAGTTTTTCCATGAAAATTTATTAATAAAAGAAAATAAATACTCTGATTTTTTAAGTTCTAATGTAGAGACTAAAGAAAATAAAAATTCTGATTTTGTAAAAAATAATAGAGAAAATATAGAAAATAAAAACTCAAAATTTATTTCTCAAAAATTAGAATATAACAAAATTCCTAATTCTGATTTGTCTAATGATAACGAAGATGAAGAATCAGAATATCTCAAACAAAAGTTAGCTCAACAAGAAATTAACGATGCTAAACAATCTAAATTAAACCTAGAAATAGAAGATAAAATTAAACAAGATTTATCTACTTTTTCCGATGAGCAAAATAACAGTCATAAATCCCCAACTATTAATCAAAATAATCAATCTTTAGATGTTGATCCGAATAATCAGCTATCAAATATCAATCTCAATCATCAATCATTAAATCATCATCAATCATTAAATCATCATCAATCTTCTGATATTAACCAAAACCGTCAATTTGAAAATATTAATCAGAATAATCAACCCTTAAACCATCATCAATCTTCTAGTATTAATCAAAATAATCAATCTTTAGATGTTAACCAAAATCATGAATTTAAAAATATTAATAACAATAATCAATTCTTAAATATTAATGAAAATAATCAACGATTAACTGTCAACCATAACAATCAATTAGTCAATATTACTGAGAATAATCAATCATCAAATAATAACCATCTGCCCTCTGCCATCCGCCCTTTACCTTCTTCACCTAACCTTTTGCCCTCTGCCGTCTCCTCTCTGCCTTCTTTGGGTGAGAAGGTAAAAATTAAAGTTGGTTCGGATATTTATGATTCAATTATACTTGGTTATAATTGTGAAACTAAAAAATATCAATGTCAATTTAATACTGGTTTTATTGAACGAGATTTAAGTCAAATTATTGATAATAAATCTTCTCTTTTACCTGATAAATTAATCACTTATGCTTTAACTCACCGACAATCTTTGGCATGGAATTTAGCGGATAAATTTCAACTTGATTGTTATTTATCTAATGTTATTGATTTTGAAAATAATGGTATTGTTGCTTGTGCTGATAGTGCTTTATTAATCCCTGAAAATCAACAATTCAATGATATGGTAATTGATGAAGCTGAACAAGTTTCATGGCATTTATTAGCTTCTTTAACTGATATTAGCAAAAACAGAATTACCAAAATTGTCCGCATTGGTAAGCATGGAAAAATGGTTATTAAAGCTAATGGAATGATTACTATTTTTGATGCTGATTTATCTGATATTGCGGTTAAATTTTATCAATTTTTATTTGATATTTCCCCTGAAGATACTCTCGTAGTTGATAATATTTATAAATCTTTTGAGAATATTCGAGATTGTTACATTTATGATAATGTTGAATCTTTAAGAAGTCAAATTATTGAGGCTATTAGAGATAATAAAAGAATTATTATTCATACTAGCGGACAAAAGGAAAGCAGTACTCATGGTACTATTAATATCGAGAAAGAAATCTTAGAAATTTTCCCTGAGTTAGAGACAAGAATCTATCGTCTTGATAAAGAATCTTTGGGAGATTCTACTCATTTAAGTTATCAAATTTTATCTAATTTAGACAGGTTAAAAAAGGCTCAAATTGTCATTGCTTCTAGTTGTATTAATACTGGAGTTAGTCTTGATGAGGAGATTGTAGGCACTTTTGATGGTGTTTTTGGTATCTTTTATGGTAATTTCCCTCTCACAGATTTTGAACAAGCGATCGAGCGCTATCGTGGTGATTGTCACCGTCATATTTATATCAAAAATGCTAGTAGTGAACGCATTAATATTGGCAGTTATAAATATAGCGATTTACTTAATAATATCATGGGTCAAACTAATAATATTCAAAAGTTACTCCAAGATGATTTTGATTGTGATTTAGGGATGGATTTAGTTAAATATTATTGTAAATTTGCAGCCAGAATTAATAATGACTATATTCATTTAAAATCTAATTTTATCTCCCATTTAGAGGATAAAGGCTATACTATTCTTGATGGTAATAAGCTGAATAAATCTGAGGTAAAAGAGTTGAAAGAAATTTATCAATCTATTCGAGATGAATCAGAAAATAATTTCCAAGAGAAGGTTTTGGAAAAGGAGATTCCAACGGAAACAAGGTTAGAAGAATTAGAAAAAAGTAAAACGAAAACTAAGGAGGAAAATATTGAGCAATATAAGGGGCAATTGGCGAAAAAATATCGCACTAATAAGATAACTAGAGAGTTAATTGGTTTGGATAGAGAGGGTTATTATCCGAAATTATTGTTGAGATTTTGGTTATCTGTAGGGGTAGATTTGGTTATGAAAAGGGATAAAAGAGTCTTAGCTAAATATGCTCACAAGAATGATAATCAAGGTTATGCCATCGATTTTAACCGTCAAAGTCATTCTACTCAAACTGTTTTACTTCATCATATTGGACTAGATAAAGTTATCGATAATATTCTCAATATTCAAAGTCAGGAAATATTGATACTTTTGCTATCCATGCAGGTTAATCCCACTTGGTTTAAATGTATTGATATAAATAAATTAGGGGGTTTAATAACGGAAACGGATGTTATTCCTTATTTATCGTTTAAGGATTCTCCCATGATTAAAACGGCGTTTAAGCAGGTTTTAGATATTGATTTAGATAAAAACCATACTCCTATTCAGCTATTGAGGATGATCTTAAAAAGGATTGGTTATAACATTAAAAAAGGTAGTCGTTTGGGTAGTAGGAACGATCGAAAGCGATATTATTATATAACTAGCTGTATTAGTGATGAGTTAGCTGATGAGATTTTTACTAATTGGCTATACTATGAGTTGCTGGAAAATGATAACTTTGAAAATGAGCAAAAACAAGTCGCCTAA
- a CDS encoding ParB/RepB/Spo0J family partition protein — MTTKRNIPSPERNKLKNISLFTDEEKLNPSSIAIEKIKLPSSQPRRYFSPQSMETLIASVKKDGILQPLLVRPIVNDEYELVAGERRYRAAQTIGLLEVPVVVREMSDLEATQYALTENLQREDLNPVEETEAILNLLALNLDKAIPEVISLLNQISNSKRGLTNNVVRKTDIGMIEDIFKTLGKLSLESFRTHRLPLLNLSTDILDSLRQGEIAYTKAIVLAKVKNEQQRKELLSEVISKNLSLSEIKERIKQLQPQKESNLAREKINKIVKNLNQSKMWEKEPKKWQKLEKLLDKIELLLDE; from the coding sequence ATGACGACTAAACGAAACATTCCCTCACCCGAAAGAAATAAATTAAAAAATATTAGTTTATTTACTGACGAAGAAAAATTAAATCCATCTTCCATTGCCATTGAGAAAATCAAATTACCATCATCTCAACCTCGTCGTTATTTTTCTCCTCAATCCATGGAAACTTTAATCGCTTCTGTCAAAAAAGATGGTATCCTTCAACCCTTGTTAGTAAGACCGATCGTTAACGATGAATATGAATTAGTAGCAGGAGAAAGACGTTATCGTGCTGCTCAAACAATCGGACTGTTAGAAGTTCCTGTGGTGGTTAGGGAAATGTCAGATCTTGAAGCAACTCAATACGCTTTGACGGAAAATTTACAAAGGGAAGATTTAAACCCCGTTGAGGAAACCGAAGCAATCTTGAATCTTTTAGCCCTTAATTTAGATAAAGCCATTCCAGAGGTTATTTCCTTACTTAATCAAATTTCTAACTCCAAAAGAGGACTTACGAACAACGTTGTCCGTAAAACTGATATTGGGATGATTGAGGATATATTTAAAACATTAGGAAAGTTGAGTTTAGAATCATTTAGGACTCATCGATTACCGTTACTGAATTTATCTACGGATATTTTAGATAGTCTGCGACAGGGAGAAATAGCTTATACGAAGGCGATCGTCCTTGCCAAAGTTAAAAATGAACAACAACGAAAAGAATTATTATCCGAGGTAATCTCAAAAAACTTATCATTGAGTGAAATTAAAGAAAGAATCAAACAATTACAACCTCAAAAGGAAAGTAATCTAGCTAGAGAGAAGATAAATAAAATAGTAAAAAATCTGAATCAAAGTAAAATGTGGGAAAAAGAACCCAAGAAATGGCAAAAACTAGAAAAATTGTTGGACAAAATAGAATTACTTTTGGATGAATAA
- a CDS encoding helix-turn-helix transcriptional regulator, which yields MNEEHFSLTTKIDNLDNLPIETLIKIKQLYEDNNLPQDIKFLLEEKGFNSEKISELMSKSNYKESEIEEKYTHHENQNYKVHEQVTYEDKTFIYHEEKMANGMPIYTGYKAMLEKDSWTEETISNLAVYRYEGKSNSENYIKHYINKGNTNEIITLPFSEAIQIIDKFGIDTAKLHLILAVHACRQEKPWDSKFTIKGSDLITALGWHKRTDLSITEKLNKISQLAWAINCLLIQVKWIYGKSKKNKNINQIAIETSRIWDLSVKELGKENPLTEKVDNPEEIEITVRPGLWTYSFLNEGGKVAQTALYHFSWLSESIMSIDPYHEEAALRIAMIQSIAAYRDSYITVETWLKENLNGASTRIEKAKTDFRRRAELKNYWDNILITLKNVGFTVNFDPETYPEWLRPDSQKSNKRGYFDILLQAKVSIRPPTPAYLRERKTNPKLIQKTITGIDIKKARESAGLSLATVADYLKIHRSTLSKKESGDRILKQDEAKEILKVILTLQDS from the coding sequence ATGAATGAAGAGCATTTTTCTTTGACAACAAAAATAGATAATTTAGATAATTTACCTATTGAAACTTTAATTAAGATAAAACAACTTTATGAGGATAATAATTTACCTCAAGATATTAAATTTTTATTAGAAGAAAAAGGATTTAATTCAGAAAAAATATCTGAGTTAATGAGTAAATCTAATTATAAGGAAAGTGAAATTGAAGAAAAATATACTCATCATGAAAATCAAAATTATAAAGTCCATGAACAGGTAACTTATGAAGACAAAACCTTCATCTACCATGAAGAGAAAATGGCTAATGGAATGCCGATTTATACTGGTTATAAAGCTATGTTAGAAAAAGATAGTTGGACAGAAGAAACTATTAGTAATTTAGCTGTTTATCGCTATGAAGGTAAATCTAATTCTGAAAATTATATTAAACATTATATAAACAAAGGCAATACCAACGAAATTATTACATTACCTTTCAGTGAAGCGATTCAAATTATAGATAAATTCGGAATTGATACGGCAAAATTACACCTCATTTTAGCTGTTCATGCTTGTCGTCAGGAAAAACCTTGGGATTCTAAGTTTACGATAAAAGGTAGCGATTTAATTACTGCTTTAGGATGGCATAAAAGAACTGATTTAAGCATAACTGAAAAACTTAACAAAATATCTCAATTAGCATGGGCAATTAATTGTTTATTGATTCAAGTTAAATGGATTTATGGAAAATCAAAAAAAAATAAAAATATTAATCAAATAGCTATTGAAACTTCGAGAATATGGGATTTATCAGTTAAGGAACTAGGAAAAGAAAATCCTTTGACTGAAAAAGTAGATAATCCTGAAGAAATTGAAATAACTGTTCGTCCGGGATTATGGACATATTCATTTTTAAATGAAGGTGGTAAAGTAGCTCAAACTGCTTTGTATCATTTTTCATGGTTATCAGAATCGATTATGAGCATAGATCCTTACCATGAGGAAGCGGCTTTAAGAATCGCTATGATTCAGTCGATCGCGGCCTATCGTGATAGTTATATAACCGTAGAAACATGGTTAAAGGAAAATTTAAACGGTGCTAGTACTCGAATCGAAAAAGCGAAAACAGATTTTCGGCGTAGAGCAGAATTAAAAAATTATTGGGATAATATTCTAATTACTTTAAAAAATGTAGGATTCACTGTTAACTTTGACCCTGAAACATATCCTGAATGGCTTAGACCCGATTCTCAAAAAAGCAATAAGAGAGGTTATTTTGATATACTTTTACAAGCCAAAGTAAGTATTAGACCTCCAACACCTGCTTATTTAAGAGAGCGAAAAACTAATCCAAAATTAATACAAAAAACCATTACGGGTATAGATATAAAAAAAGCTAGAGAGTCCGCAGGTTTATCTTTAGCTACGGTAGCTGATTATCTGAAAATACATCGAAGTACATTAAGCAAAAAAGAGTCAGGAGATAGAATTCTTAAACAAGATGAAGCTAAAGAAATATTAAAAGTTATATTAACTCTCCAAGATTCTTAA
- a CDS encoding ParA family protein: MSKIIAFFNQAGGVAKTTITQNLGYHLARNNHRVLLVDLDPQASLTSFMGLEPADIDITVYNLLMNDDLEKEDIKKSIHLNLHSMDLLPANILLANAEQELIFAELRELRLKQVLELIAEDYDFILIDCPPSLGILSHISLVAADYILVPIQCQFKALKGTDSLLKTVARIRKRLNPRLKIAGFLPTMYQVSNSLDNRTLDAIKEQLRAIAPVFPPMIRATAIAEASEMGKPLALCPNKHKNTLELFDLLATEMEKL; the protein is encoded by the coding sequence GTGTCAAAAATTATTGCTTTTTTTAATCAAGCTGGAGGGGTAGCAAAAACCACCATAACTCAGAATTTAGGCTATCATCTAGCCCGAAATAATCATCGAGTTTTGTTAGTAGATTTAGATCCTCAAGCATCCTTAACTAGCTTTATGGGATTAGAACCTGCCGATATTGATATAACCGTTTATAACCTTTTGATGAATGATGACTTAGAAAAAGAGGACATCAAAAAAAGTATTCATCTCAATTTACATTCAATGGACTTGTTACCTGCCAATATCTTATTAGCCAATGCCGAACAAGAATTAATTTTTGCCGAACTAAGAGAATTAAGACTCAAACAAGTATTAGAATTAATCGCTGAAGATTATGATTTTATTTTGATTGATTGTCCGCCCTCTTTAGGTATTTTGAGCCATATTAGTTTAGTAGCGGCAGATTATATTTTAGTGCCAATTCAATGTCAATTTAAAGCCCTCAAAGGTACTGATTCATTATTAAAAACGGTGGCAAGGATTCGCAAACGCTTAAATCCTAGACTCAAAATAGCAGGTTTTTTGCCCACAATGTATCAAGTAAGCAATTCATTAGATAATCGTACCTTAGATGCCATAAAAGAACAATTAAGGGCGATCGCCCCCGTATTTCCCCCCATGATTCGAGCCACTGCCATAGCCGAAGCCTCAGAAATGGGTAAGCCTTTAGCATTATGTCCTAATAAACATAAAAATACCTTAGAATTGTTTGATTTATTAGCAACGGAAATGGAGAAATTATAA
- a CDS encoding Fic family protein, which translates to MDINQIVITPEILTLIAEIDEFKGSWRSLKTLAPEKLATLKKVATIESIGSSTRIEGVKMSDRQIETLLSNLDKQSFTTRDEQEVAGYAEVMDILFQSWETIPITENYIKQLHAILLKYSPKDERHRGNYKTIENHIEAFNEEGKSLGIIFATASAFETPLKMENLVFWLRQEIEEKRLHPLLIIGIFIVNFLAIHPFQDGNGRISRILTTLLLLKSGYIYVPYSSLESVIEENKDSYYLALRRTQQSIKTDNPDYLTWLLFFLRSLKKQKDKLAKKLKRELIFQTSLPELSVQILELAKEHGRITTGDIEKYTKASRSTIKARLNELVKQEKIYRYGKGRSTWYSL; encoded by the coding sequence ATGGATATTAACCAAATTGTCATCACTCCAGAAATCCTAACTCTAATCGCTGAAATTGATGAGTTTAAAGGCTCATGGCGGAGTTTAAAAACCCTTGCCCCTGAAAAGTTAGCTACATTAAAAAAGGTTGCAACGATCGAAAGTATTGGTTCATCTACTCGTATTGAAGGAGTTAAGATGAGCGATCGGCAAATTGAAACCTTGTTGAGTAATTTAGATAAACAGTCCTTCACCACCAGAGATGAGCAGGAAGTGGCAGGATATGCGGAAGTGATGGATATTCTCTTTCAAAGTTGGGAGACGATTCCTATTACGGAGAATTATATTAAACAGCTTCATGCCATTTTGCTTAAATATAGCCCTAAAGATGAAAGACATCGGGGAAACTATAAAACTATTGAAAATCACATAGAAGCCTTTAACGAAGAAGGGAAAAGTTTAGGGATTATTTTTGCCACCGCTTCTGCTTTTGAAACTCCTTTAAAAATGGAAAATTTAGTTTTTTGGTTACGACAAGAAATAGAAGAAAAAAGATTGCATCCTTTGTTAATTATCGGCATTTTTATTGTTAATTTTTTAGCTATTCATCCTTTCCAAGATGGTAATGGAAGAATTTCGAGAATTTTAACCACATTATTATTATTAAAAAGCGGTTATATTTATGTTCCTTATAGTTCTTTAGAAAGTGTAATTGAGGAGAATAAAGACAGTTATTATTTAGCTTTAAGACGCACTCAACAAAGCATTAAAACTGATAATCCAGACTATCTTACATGGTTATTATTTTTCCTAAGATCTCTTAAAAAACAAAAAGATAAATTAGCTAAAAAATTAAAAAGAGAATTGATTTTTCAGACATCTTTACCTGAGTTATCAGTGCAAATTTTAGAGTTAGCTAAGGAGCATGGTAGAATCACTACGGGAGATATTGAGAAATATACCAAAGCTAGTCGTAGCACTATTAAAGCTAGATTAAATGAATTGGTAAAACAAGAAAAAATTTATCGTTATGGTAAAGGTCGATCGACTTGGTATAGTCTTTAA